A single window of Pseudoduganella plicata DNA harbors:
- the gshA gene encoding glutamate--cysteine ligase: MSSLLTRRLALLAGEPHRNVLRGGLRGIERETLRVQPNGNLAHTPHPAGWGSALTHAEITTDYAETLAEFITPAEADIGTTLEKLDGIHRFAYSKLGDELLWSQSMPCQLPAEEDIEIAWYGKSNLGMLKHVYRRGLALRYGKAMQCIAGIHYNYSLDEKLWRILAEDEGAGQKSPVAYQSEAYLATIRNFRRHSWLLMYLFGASPALNSSFLRGRPHQLETLSADTLYLPYATSLRMSDLGYQNDAQSGLSPHENSLDSYVATLTRAVNQPYEPYQKIGTRDANGEWQQLSTNVLQIENEYYSTIRPKRVIRTGERPIQALCSRGVQYIEVRCMDVDPFEPVGISEQAGRFLDAFLLFCALEESPPITETCGEILARNFARTVKEGRRPGLTLTRDGKEVTLQEWGRDLVERIRPAAELLDSLRGDSAHATSLAAQAGKLADPERTPSAAVMRELLANGKSFADFGLRQSEKHAAYFRSHPPSAEQAAYFDAMARQSLAEQAEIERAQTGNFDDYVAAYRNSNLCHDHP; the protein is encoded by the coding sequence TTGTCCAGTCTATTGACGCGCCGTCTGGCCCTGTTGGCCGGTGAACCGCACCGTAACGTGCTGCGGGGCGGCTTGCGTGGCATCGAGCGGGAGACCCTGCGGGTCCAGCCAAACGGCAACCTGGCGCATACGCCCCACCCGGCCGGCTGGGGCTCGGCACTGACGCATGCCGAGATCACGACCGATTACGCGGAAACGCTGGCCGAGTTCATCACGCCGGCCGAAGCGGACATCGGCACGACGCTGGAAAAGCTCGACGGCATCCACCGTTTTGCGTACTCGAAGCTGGGCGACGAGCTGCTGTGGAGCCAGTCGATGCCGTGCCAGCTGCCGGCCGAGGAAGACATCGAGATCGCGTGGTACGGCAAATCGAACCTGGGCATGCTCAAGCACGTCTACCGCCGCGGCCTCGCGCTGCGCTACGGCAAAGCGATGCAGTGCATCGCCGGGATTCACTATAACTACTCGCTGGACGAAAAACTGTGGCGCATCCTGGCCGAAGACGAAGGCGCCGGGCAGAAGTCGCCCGTCGCTTATCAGTCGGAAGCCTACCTGGCCACGATCCGCAACTTCCGCCGCCACAGCTGGCTGCTGATGTACCTGTTCGGCGCCTCGCCGGCGCTGAACAGCAGCTTCCTGCGCGGTCGTCCGCATCAACTGGAAACGCTGTCGGCGGACACCTTGTACCTGCCGTATGCAACCAGCCTGCGCATGAGCGACCTGGGTTACCAGAACGACGCGCAGTCGGGCCTGTCCCCGCACGAGAACAGCCTTGACAGCTATGTCGCCACGTTGACGCGCGCCGTCAACCAGCCCTACGAGCCCTACCAGAAGATCGGCACCAGGGATGCGAATGGCGAATGGCAGCAGCTGTCGACCAACGTGCTCCAGATCGAAAACGAGTATTACTCGACGATTCGTCCCAAACGCGTGATCCGCACCGGCGAGCGGCCAATCCAGGCGTTATGCAGCCGCGGCGTGCAGTACATCGAAGTGCGCTGCATGGACGTCGACCCGTTCGAACCGGTCGGCATCAGCGAACAGGCCGGCCGCTTCCTCGACGCCTTCCTGCTGTTCTGCGCACTGGAGGAAAGTCCGCCGATCACGGAAACCTGCGGCGAAATCCTGGCGCGCAACTTCGCCCGCACCGTCAAGGAAGGCCGCCGCCCGGGCCTGACCTTGACGCGCGACGGCAAGGAGGTCACCCTGCAGGAATGGGGCCGCGACCTGGTGGAGCGCATCCGTCCCGCCGCCGAGCTGCTCGATTCCCTGCGTGGCGACAGCGCGCACGCAACCTCGCTGGCCGCGCAGGCCGGGAAGCTGGCGGACCCGGAGCGCACGCCGTCGGCGGCCGTCATGCGCGAACTGCTCGCCAATGGCAAGTCGTTTGCCGACTTCGGCCTGCGCCAGAGCGAGAAGCACGCGGCATACTTCCGTTCGCACCCACCGAGCGCCGAACAGGCCGCGTACTTCGACGCCATGGCGCGCCAGTCGCTGGCCGAACAGGCCGAGATCGAGCGGGCCCAGACGGGCAATTTCGACGACTACGTGGCGGCCTATCGCAACAGCAACCTGTGCCACGATCATCCGTAA